A genome region from Lentimicrobium sp. L6 includes the following:
- the mnmH gene encoding tRNA 2-selenouridine(34) synthase MnmH, whose translation MLNIISPKEFLELSETIPIIDVRSPGEYDIGRIPGALNIPIFNNEERAKVGTRYKQAGKDFAIQLGLEYVGPKLADFSKQARKLAKNNQLLVHCWRGGMRSQNMAWLFELIGLKVFILARGYKGYRAYIREQLGNDISIRILGGYTGSGKTDILKELENLGEQFVDLEGIAHHKGSAFGSIGESEQPTNEQFENNLAKEWLKLDTTKPVWLEDESITMGQCGIPFALFKRMREAKVYQVVIPKKVREERLVKEYANGDNVALKNALERIARKLGGLRAQQALDALESGDFMTVADISLQYYDKAYGFGIAKRDDNSVLNIPIEKDEPAATAKLLLEILRKEEE comes from the coding sequence ATGCTCAATATCATTAGCCCAAAAGAATTTCTAGAGCTTTCAGAAACTATTCCCATTATAGATGTGAGATCTCCTGGAGAGTATGATATAGGTAGGATTCCAGGAGCTTTGAATATTCCTATTTTTAATAATGAAGAAAGAGCTAAAGTAGGTACTAGGTATAAGCAAGCCGGTAAAGATTTCGCTATTCAGTTAGGATTGGAATATGTGGGTCCAAAACTCGCTGACTTCTCCAAGCAAGCCAGAAAGTTGGCTAAAAACAATCAGCTGTTGGTGCATTGTTGGAGAGGAGGGATGCGCTCCCAAAATATGGCTTGGCTTTTTGAATTGATAGGATTAAAGGTTTTTATTTTAGCAAGGGGCTACAAAGGTTATCGAGCCTATATTCGAGAACAATTAGGCAATGATATTTCTATTAGAATACTCGGAGGATACACCGGAAGTGGTAAAACAGATATCCTGAAAGAACTGGAAAATCTTGGAGAGCAATTTGTAGACTTAGAAGGAATAGCCCATCATAAAGGTTCAGCATTTGGCTCTATTGGTGAATCGGAACAGCCTACAAATGAGCAGTTTGAGAATAACTTAGCTAAAGAGTGGCTAAAACTAGATACTACCAAACCTGTTTGGCTGGAAGATGAAAGTATTACCATGGGACAATGCGGTATTCCTTTTGCATTGTTCAAAAGAATGAGAGAAGCTAAAGTTTATCAGGTCGTTATTCCAAAGAAAGTGAGAGAGGAGCGCTTGGTGAAAGAATATGCCAATGGTGATAATGTGGCTTTGAAAAATGCTTTGGAGAGAATAGCCAGAAAGTTAGGTGGTTTGCGAGCGCAACAAGCTTTGGATGCCCTAGAGTCAGGGGATTTTATGACCGTTGCAGATATAAGTCTTCAATACTATGATAAAGCTTATGGTTTTGGTATTGCCAAAAGAGACGACAATAGCGTTCTGAATATTCCTATCGAAAAAGATGAGCCCGCTGCCACAGCAAAACTATTATTAGAAATACTTCGAAAAGAAGAAGAATAA